AAAACGTCCAGACCTCGTATGGAATTGGGGTCCAGATCGGCAAAATTTTCAGGACTTGTCGCCTGGGTAAGGACGGCTCGCACTTGTGGAAGATCGAGTTGAAAAGGTGAATCTACATCGCATATCAACACTTGTGGCGCGAAAACATGCCTGACCGCTGCGCCCATATGCTCAACACTTTTGACCGCGGCCAAACAATCATCTCTGCTGTTTGTGTTCAAGACTACACATACCGTGTCCCCCATGACAACAGATGTCACCAACGACAGCACAGCAATCAATTTTATACGCCATATTGCGCGCAACCAGCCCAATAGTCACCCTCCAGAGGATAGTAATAGCATACAGACACTGTGTTGTCAAGCAAATCTATAAAAACACTATTCTCTGGCAATATGCATAAGGTTGCGTTCACATAGCCCGGATTATGTACCTCTCGAATAATGCGGGTCTCCGAGAGCATTATTCACGTTCCTCGTGAATAATGTAGGATAGCGGTCAGCTATACATAACGAAACGGAACCTGCATGCCCTGCAGGCTCCGTTCACATAAACCAGTCTCCAATGCAACTATTGCTTAGTCTTGTGACTCTTCCTTCATTTCCTCCGCAACAGCTTTTGCATCCTCTTGAAGTATTTCCCTTTGCTCAGCAGTTATCATCGACATCGTCTGCATATTTAATTTCAGCATGGCGCGTCTCTGTTCTTGAGGCATATTAAAGAGCATGTCGGTCTGCCTTGAGACCATCAGCTTGATGGAATCCGGATTCGCGTTCAACATTGTCTGCATCACAGCGCTCATATACTCCGGTCCAATGTTATTCATCATATCCAGATTGGCAATAATCGCCTGCTCCCTCTCCTCAGGACTCATGCTCATAAAAAGGTCCATCTGTTCCTTCGCACTATCTTTGAATTTATTAACCGCCTTATTATCCTCAGCTTTTTTTGCTGCTACAGCGGCATCATTGGTTATGACATAGACAAGCTGCAGACCCTCTTTATTGACAACCGTATCCAATGCGGCTTGCACACCAGCATCGTTTTCGCTGTGGAGCATGCATTTTTTGCTTGATGAGCCTGCAATGACAATATCAGGAAAGCTAAGACCAGAAGCGAGACGAATTGTGGCAGCCAACCTGTCCGGTTGTTCGAGCAACTTTGACTTGGGATCGATATAAACCTTGCGCCAATCCAACTTTTCCGTCTTGCATATCGTCTCCAAAATCGTCTGCAGAGGCAATTCACTGAGCAAGAAAGTCATATTGTTCTTCACACTCGATTCAACGACTATCTTCTGCTTCGATTTCTCGGCAAGTGTCTTGAACACATCTGCGGCATCCATATCCTTTGCATCGATAGAGATTTTTACCTCGTCAGACGTGGCTGCAGCCTCAGCAGCACTATCTTTTGCTTCTGTCTTAATCTCATTTGCCGCAAATGCTCCAGCACCCACTGCCAATATCATCGCAAACGCCAAGTAAACACCCAGACATTTCATCATCATAGATATCCCCTTGCATGCTCACATTGTGAGTTGATAATAGATAATTCGTGATCGCGAGTAATCATCCTGCTATTTATATACAGAAGGAGTTCACTAATAGTCATGGGAAATAGCAAGTATCTACTGATTGTGAGGAACCAACTCCGTAATGATAAGTGAGAGCAAACTATCCATACTTCGATGTCCGGTTTGCAAGAAAGACTTATGTCAGGAACAAAACTATCTGGTATGCACTGATTGTCACACCAAATTTCCCGTCATAGACAATATCGTTGTGTTCCTTACAAGAGATGACCTCACGAATTTCCTTGGCGAAGCCTGGGGCAGCGAGTTAAAGAAAGAAAATCATGGCAATTTTGCCTCAAATGAGGATACACCTGACTATTTGGAGAGTATTTGCAAGGATGCCGCAAAAACAGTCAACAGATCGCGTTGGCTGGCCACTGCTCCCGGCTTATCCGAATCAGAAAGGAAAAAAGCAGAAGAGGCAACCTGGCCGTTCATCGATCTGGATATGCCTGAAGAAGCAAAAAAAGCTATAGCCAAAAGCAGAGAAAGAGTGGTTGAACTCTCAAGAGCATCATCTGCAAAAAGGGTTCTGGACTGGCCCACAGGACCAGGATATTGCCTGCATTATCTGGCAAACCATGTTTCTCCCCAAACACTGGTAGTGGCACTCGATGTCAATTTCGGCATGCTTGCACGGAGAAAGATCTATTTTGATGAGTACGGCCTATCGGATAATGTGCTGCTTGTGGCTGCTGACGCAAGGAATATGCCGTTTGTGGACAATACATTCTCTTCGGTAACGGTATGGGGAGGCACGATCGAAATTGAAAATGCAGAAGCAGGTTTCAAAGAAACACATAGAGTCCTCGAAAGTGGCGGATGGGTTGGAGTATCCGGCGATCAGTATAGTGAAAACTCCGCAAGCATCGAAATTTGTAAAAAACTGGGGCTTTATTCGCTTGCAACAAGAAACCGACTCGAATCCACTATGAAGCGAATTGGCTTTAATAACCTTGAATATGAAATATTGTTCGAGGGATATGATATGGACCTGGATACACCCGATGAAGACAGATGCCCTTTGCCTGCACGTGGGGATTGGTATCAGCATATAGCTGCATCCGTGCAAAAATAGCTATTACACACAACATGGTTTTATTATAGCGGAGCCTGTTTGGGTAAACAGGCTCCGCTCGATAATAGTTTCTTTGTAGGAAACCTAGTTCGGTGTAACCCAGACTCGCAGTGCTTCGAGTCGTTTGCCCTGTCCTGTAGTTCCCGCAACTGTGCCGTTCGAGACAACAGGCATCCAGCCGATGTCCTGAACATGAGCCTGATAGCTGACCGAATAACCTGCGCCGCAGGTTATTGCGATTGCTTCCATCTGCTTGTTAATGCCGGTGGTGCCGGCCATCGTTCCATTCGAGACCCAAGGCTGCCAATCAAAACCATCGCCTATATGGACACTATAATGTATATCAGTGTTCGGTGATGATATGCAAATTGCCTGTATCGCCTTACTTTGACCCGTCGTGCCAGCAGTTTCTCCGTCCTTGACCCAATCCTGCCACCCAACGTATGGGACATGTGCCGAATACTGCACGTGTGTGCCCGTTCCGGGATTGGGAGCATCGCCAGGCAGGTTGTTAAGATCGACGAGCCATATCTTAAGCGCTTCAAGACGCTTCCCCATACCCGTAGTTCCGGCCGTAGCGCCATCGCAAACGACAGGCAGCCAGCTATAGTCTTGAACTTGAGCCTGGTAATACACCTTATAGCCATCACCAGGTGCAATCTGAATAGCTTCAATTTGCTGAGCAAGACCAGTAGTTCCTGCAACCTCTCCATCACCTACCCAGTTTTGCCAGCCGACACCGCTAACGTGAGTGCTGTAATAGATATTTGTTCTTGGCGAGTAGATGCAAATGGCTTCCATTCTCTTCAGCTGCCCCACAGTCCCTGTCAATGCGCCACCTTCGACCCAGCTCTGCCAGCCAACATTTTGAACATGTGAAGTGTACTGAATGAATGTGTCTACTCCCGGACTAGGCCGGGCAGGCGGAGGCTGCGGCGGATTGTAGAAACCTTTTATGACCCCGCAGCCCACGGCGTTCATCGCGTTAATCATATCGTAGTCACTGTAATATTTGTGCTCACCTAAGTAGGTGCCCGGATCATTACATATGAGGTAGTTATCGCCATACCCAACCGCCGCAATATAGTGGCCACCGGTGTAGGAATAGCCACGATTACTCAGATAGCCGGCATATACATGAACCAACACCGGCCTTCCGGCAGCGATTTCGCTCTTGACCGATGCAAGAGTAGACGTGGTCTGATAGGCATAATCAACATGGAAGACACCATGCGCGGCGCTGGTAAGTTGGCTCAGGCTGGTTCCATTCATGTCGTTGCCGCTGGTATCACCGCCCAGATAGCTCCACACATCTATCATGTCCTGCGGTGTAGGTGTTCCGTTGGAGTTCGATATGCCATGCACATAACGGCAGCACATGCTCAGCGACGCGGGACCGCAAGAGCCATGTCCGCAAGTGCCGTCGTTCCAAAACTGCTGGAGGAACGGAACTTCTAAAACTACGTCCGTATATGCCGGCACAACCGACATAACAAAAATTGCAACCAATAGCATCACAATTACTTTTAGCTTGTTCATCTGTTACTCTCTCCCTTCAAATTGGAAAATGCTATCTAAGAAGCAAATTTCAAATCTGAGCACCACCTCCTTTTGATGCATCTCGAGAGCCGAACAAAAAAGACATGCTTCTAAATGGTCTTCTTCGCACTCAATAATGTTGAGGAATCTAGCCCGCATTATTCACGAGGAACGTGAATAATGCTCTCGGAGACCCGGATTATGCGCGAAGTGCATGATCCGCGCTAGATCGGGGTGATCCAGATCCGCAGCGCTTCTAGACGTCTGTCCTGACCTGTAGTTCCTGCAACAGCGCCGTTGGATACGACCGACATCCAGCCTATGCCCTCCACATGAGCCTGATAGCTAACGGAATATCCTGCGTCGACGGTAATTTGAACAGCCTCAATCCTCTTTGAAAGACCGGTGGTACCAGCCAATGCGCCGTTCGACACCCAGTTTTGCCAACCAAAGTTTTCTACATGAGCACGATAAGAAACAGTAGTGTTGGGCGAATATATACACAGGCCTTCCATCCGTTTGGCTTGATATGGAATGCCGCACTCTGCTCCGTCCATTACCCAACTCTGCCAGCCATAATCCTGAACGTGCGCCGAATACTGAATATGCGTGCCCGCTCCGGGGTCCGGCCTGTTACCAGGCAGATCGTTAAGGTCAATGAGCCAAATCTTGAGCGCTTCAAGTCGTCTGTCCTGGCCTGTCGTGCCCGCTATTGCCTCATTACAAACAGGAGCCTGCCAGCCTATTCCCTCCACATAAGCCTGATAGTAGACCGAATATCCTTCACCGACCCCTATTCTCACGGCTTCGATTCTTTGTCCAAGACCTGTCACACCGGAGAGGTCTCCATCGTAAACCCAATCCTGCCAGCCGTAGAAGCCTATATGGGCACAGTAAGAGACTTCCGTGTCGGGTGAATATATACACAAGCCTTCCATCCGTTTGGCCTGGTATGTAGTGCCGCAATCTGCTCCGTCCATAACCCAACTCTGCCAGCCGTAATCTTGAACATGCGCCACATATTGGATATGTCTACCCGCGCCCGGGTTGGGTCGGGACGGTGGAGGCCACGGCGGATTGTAGAAGCCTTTTATAACACCGCAGCCTACGGCGTTCATCGCGTTGATCATATCGTAGTCACTGTAATATTTGTGCTCACCTAAGTAGGTGCCCGGATCATTACATATGAGGTAGTTGTCGCCATACCCGACCGCCGCAATATAGTGGCCACCGGTGTAGGAATAACCGCGATTGCTCAAATATCCGGCCCAAACATGAACCAGCACCGGCCTACCTGCTGCAATCTCGCTCTTGACCGATGCAAGAGTAGACGTAGTCTGATAAGCGTAATTTACGCTGAAAACGCCATGCGCGGCACTGGTAAGTTGGCTGAGGCTGGTTCCATTCATGTCGTTGCCACTGGTGTCACCGCCCAGATAGCTCCAGATGTTAATCATATCCTGCGGCGTAGGATTCCCGTTTGTGCCGGATTGACTATAAACATAGCGGCAGCACATTGTCAGCGATGCCGGACCGCAAGACCCATGTCCGCAAGTACCGTCATTCCAAAACTGTTGAAGGAACGGAACGTCTAAAATCACGTCCGTATATGCCGGCACAACCGACGCAGCAAAAACTACAACCAACAGCGCAACGATTACTCTTAGCTTGTTCATCTGTCACTCTCTCCCTTCAAATTGGAAAATGCTATCTACAACACTACAAATGCGTTAAGAAGCAAATTTCAAATCTGAGCACCACCTCCTTTTGATGCATCTCGTCAACATTGAACAAGCCGAAGTCTGCCTTTCTGCAGACTTCGGTCGTAATCATATCAATACTGTCTATGGTGGAACCTAAGTCGGGGTAATCCAAACTCGAAGCGCCTCAAGTCGTTTGCCGGCAATTCCGGCTACACCGCCATCAGAATAAACGGACATCCAGCCGTAGTCCTGAACATGCGCCTGGTAGCTGACCGAATACCCCTCGCCGACTGTTATCACTATAGCTTGCACCGGCTTATTAATGCCGGTAGTACCTGATAATGCTCCATCCGATACCCAGCCTTGCCAGCCAAAGCCTTCTCCCACATAGACACTGTAATTAACAGTGGTATTCGGCGAGGACATACACACAGCTTCAATTGCCTTTGACAACCCCACCGTGCCGGCAGTCGAACCGTCCTGAACCCAGTCCTGCCATCCATAGTTCTGAACATGCGCCACATATTGTATATGCGTTCCTGCCCCGGGATCGGGCGCAGAGTCCGGCAGATTACTTAGATCAATTATCCAAGCCTGGAATGCTTCCATACGCTTATTCTGCCCGGTTGTTCCTGCAACAGTCCCATTAGAAACAACTCCCAGCCATCCGTAGTCCTGAACGTAAGCCTGGTAGTATACCGAATACCCCTCGCCGACTGTCAGCCGTATGGCCTCTATCTTCTGCCCAAGACCTGTAGTGCCGGATAGTTCTCCGTCATATTTCCAGTCCTGCCAGCCGTAGTTTCCGACATACGAACTGTAATAAACTGAAGTGTTTGGAGAGGTCATACATATCCCTTCCAATCGCTTGCTCTGGTTTGCCGTACCAGCAAGTCCGCCGTCCATTGTCCAATTTTGCCAACCGATGTCCTGAACGTATCCTACATACTGAATGTGTGGACCTACACCGGGGTTAGGCGTAGCTGGAGGAGGCTGCACGGGGTTGTAGAAACCTTTGATTACACCACATCCCACCGCATTCATTGCGTTGATCATGTCGGCGTTGCTGTAGTATTTGTGCTCACCGAGATATGTTCCCGGATCGTTGCAGATGAGGTAATTGTCATTATAGCCAACCGCCGCAATGTAATGGCCTCCGGTATAGGAATAGCCGCGATTGCTCAAATAACCGGCATATACATGAACTAATACAGGTTTTCCGGCAGCGATTTCACTCTTGACCGACGCAAGGGAAGAAGTGGTCTGGTAGGCATTGCCGATGCTGAAAACACTATGAGCGGCGCTGGTCAACTGGCCGAGGCTTGTACCGCCGGCATCGTTGCCGTCAAGACTGCCGCCCAAATAACTCCAGATATTTATCATATCCTGGGGCGAGGGTGTCCCGAGGGCACCGCACTGACCGAAAATGTAGCGGCAGCACATGGTTAGCGATGCGGGTCCGCATGAAGTACTGCCGCATGCGCCGCCGTTCCAGAACTGATAAAGAAACGGCACGCCTAAAATCACGTCCGCATATGCCGACACAGCCGACAACATTAAGACTAAAGCCAGCAGTAGTACTATTGCTCTAAACTTGTTCATCTGACGACTTCTCTCCTTTAGATTAGAAAATGCTTGCAACACTACGATTGACTTCGATCCCCACATTATTCACGAGGCGTGAACAATGCTCTCGGAGCCCCGGTTATGCGCTTCCCGCATAATCCGGGCTAAAGCAAATTTCAAATCCCGCATCGCCTCCTTTTGATGCTTTTCGTTTGGGTGTACCGAATCCAAACGAAAATATTCGGCCGTACGCTAACCAATCAACTGCTATTACAATCTCGCTTTTTCCGACCAGTGTTCTCTACTAGAGCCCGCCGGCACTCGGCGAATTATACTTCACAATTAAAAATGTGTCAACTAGATATATATCCTGTAATATATTATGTATAATTGCAACTCGGCATAAGCTAGGCACAAAAATGGGAGGAGCCTTACGACCCCTCCCAGCATATAACACTCAATATATCTTCCGATTACTTAACTTTCACCTTTATCGGCTTTTTCGCCTCTTGTTTGACCGTGCGGCAAGACCGCGGGGTGTAGTGAGTATGCAAAAGCTCATGGCTCTTGTGTGATAGAGGTTTGTCTAAGAATTCCTCGTATAATTTAACAACAGCCGGGTTTTCATGACTCTTACGGATAGCCATAGACTCGTCTTCATCATAGATAGCCTTAACACGAGCCTTGCGAATTTCCTCTGAGGTCGGTTGAGGCTGACCGCCGCCGCCTATGCAACCGCCGGGACAGCACATGATCTCGATAAAGTGATAGTCCTTGAACTCACCATTTTTGATACCTTCGAGGACCTGGCGAGCATTGGCTAGACCATGAGCAACAGCAGCTTTCACCGACAGATCACCGACCATGACAGTTGCCGACCGCACACCCTCCATTCCGCGCACTGCTTCGATATTGATATCTGGAACCGGCTGACCCGTAATTAGCTCATAGGCTGTTCTTAGAGCAGCTTCCATGACTCCGCCCGTGTTGCCGAAGATGACCGCAGCGCCAGTCGACATTCCAAGCGGATCGTCATATTCACTGTCAGCCAAGTTAGGCAAATCTATACCGGCCTCTTTCATCATACCGGCTGCCTCACGGGTCGTCAGGACATAGTCCACGTCCTGATAGCCCGAATCGGCCATCTCAGGCCTTTCGCACTCGAACTTCTTTGCGACACACGGCATGATCGAAACCGAGACGATATTCGCCGGATCGATACCCATCTTCTGGGCATAGTACGTCTTCGCGAGGGCACCGAACATCTGCTGCGGACTCTTGCAGCTCGACACATGCGGGAGCAACTCTGGATAATAATATTCGATAAACTTGATCCACCCAGGCGAGCATGACGTAAGCTGCGGGAGTACCCCACCCGTCTTTATTCTCTCGATAAGCTCGCTGCCCTCTTCCATGATCGTGAGATCGGCAGTGAAGTCCGTGTCCATAACGCGGTCGAACCCCATCATCTTAAGAGCTGTAACCATCTTTCCAGTTACACGGCTCCCGGCGGGCATGCCGAACTCTTCACCTATTGCAGCGCGAACGGCAGGAGCTGTCTGCACGAGGACATGCTTGGTCGGGTCATAAATCGCCTCCCAAATCTTGGCGGCGGGATCATTGCCCTTGAGAGCACCGGTCGGGCAGCGATTGATGCATTGGCCGCAGTTCACACAGACCACATCCGCAAGTTCATCGCCCATTCCCGGCACTATCACAGCATTCCATCCACGATTGGCAGCATGCAGTGCAGCCACGCTTTGGATGTCATCGCATGTGCGCACGCATCTGTTGCAGAGTATGCACTTTTCAGGATCGCGGATCACAGACAGGCTCGACTGATCCTTATCCCAAATCTTGCGCTCACCCTTGAAACGTATATCCTGAATGCCGAACTCTTTAGCAAGCGCCTGAAGTTCACACTTTCCACTTTTGGCGCATGTCAGACACTCCTGTGGATGGTTCGCCAGCATGAGTTCAACGATCATTTTGCGCGCCTCACGCACCCTTGGCGTATGCGTCAGAACTTCCATTCCGTCGGAAACCGGATAGCAGCACGCAGCACACAGTGTTCTCTGTCCCTTTACCTCCACCGAACATACCCGGCACACACCGTCGGGCATGAGGTCGGAGTGGTAACAGAGCGTCGGTATGTAGATTCCTGCCTTGCGAGCAGCAGTCAGGATGGTATCGCCCGGTTCGGCTATCAGACTCTGTCCGTTTATCGTAAGGTTAATTGCCATAGTTTATCACCTTTACAAGAATTGTTTCAGTATGGTTCAAAGCAGATTCCTCGTCGTTCCTCCTCGGAATGACTGAGCTTGAAACGATATTTCTGCATATTGATGCGATATCTTACGTCAAAACACAATACTCAATACAATATATTAAGTACCAAATCAGTTGCCCTCTCCCCCAGGAGAGGGAGTTAAGGTCGGCACTTCGAGACAATAATCAATACAATATACTAAACACTAACGCATTATGCGGATTAAACTATTGTTTTAGTCCCCGTAGGGGGACTTTGTGCCTTTGTAGCCGCGAATTTATTCGCCGTGCGGTTGAAACCGCAGCTACAACAGCACGAAGTCGGCCTTCGCCGACTGAAAAAGGCATTGTTCACGCTCAATCTAATCCGCATTACGCGTAAATACTAAATCAGGCCTGCGCCTCCTCAAGAACTTTATCCATCGCACAGACGCCTGCCGGGCAGACTTTATCTCTCACGTGAGCCAGATATTCATCCCTAAAAAGAGGCAGACTGCTCCTAAACGCCACAGCCGCAAACTGCCCCAGTCCGCACTTCGACGAAGCCGCCATAGTGTCGCCCAGCGATTCGAGCAGTTTCAGGTCTTCCTCACTGCCCGCGCCGGATGTCCACCAGTTCAGGATTTCAAGAATTCGTTTTGTTCCCTCGCGGCACGGCACGCACTGCCCACAGCTCTCGTGATAGAAGAACTCGGCGACATTTTGCATGAGGTCTACGATGCACCTGCTCTCATCGAGCACGATCAGCGCTCCCGCACCCGGCGTAAGGTCCTCAGCACAAAGACGCCTGTCCAGCGCATCCTCACCGACCACAACACCACTTGGTCCGCCCATCAGACAAGCCTTAAAGCGCCTGCCGCTCTTGATACCGCCCGCAAGGTTGTATATTACCTCCCGCAGCGTGACCCCGAATTGCACTTCATACACACCGGGATAGAGCACATCGCCGCATGGCGAGAATATCTTTGTGCCCTTGGTCTTCTCTGTTCCAAGCGTGCAATACCAGTCCGCGCCGAATGCGACTATATGCGGAACGGTAGCCAGGGTCTCGACATTGTTTATGACAGTCGGGCTGCCCATCAGGCCGTAGGTCGGTGGGAAGGGCGGCTT
The nucleotide sequence above comes from bacterium. Encoded proteins:
- a CDS encoding [FeFe] hydrogenase, group A encodes the protein MAINLTINGQSLIAEPGDTILTAARKAGIYIPTLCYHSDLMPDGVCRVCSVEVKGQRTLCAACCYPVSDGMEVLTHTPRVREARKMIVELMLANHPQECLTCAKSGKCELQALAKEFGIQDIRFKGERKIWDKDQSSLSVIRDPEKCILCNRCVRTCDDIQSVAALHAANRGWNAVIVPGMGDELADVVCVNCGQCINRCPTGALKGNDPAAKIWEAIYDPTKHVLVQTAPAVRAAIGEEFGMPAGSRVTGKMVTALKMMGFDRVMDTDFTADLTIMEEGSELIERIKTGGVLPQLTSCSPGWIKFIEYYYPELLPHVSSCKSPQQMFGALAKTYYAQKMGIDPANIVSVSIMPCVAKKFECERPEMADSGYQDVDYVLTTREAAGMMKEAGIDLPNLADSEYDDPLGMSTGAAVIFGNTGGVMEAALRTAYELITGQPVPDINIEAVRGMEGVRSATVMVGDLSVKAAVAHGLANARQVLEGIKNGEFKDYHFIEIMCCPGGCIGGGGQPQPTSEEIRKARVKAIYDEDESMAIRKSHENPAVVKLYEEFLDKPLSHKSHELLHTHYTPRSCRTVKQEAKKPIKVKVK
- a CDS encoding methyltransferase domain-containing protein, with amino-acid sequence MISESKLSILRCPVCKKDLCQEQNYLVCTDCHTKFPVIDNIVVFLTRDDLTNFLGEAWGSELKKENHGNFASNEDTPDYLESICKDAAKTVNRSRWLATAPGLSESERKKAEEATWPFIDLDMPEEAKKAIAKSRERVVELSRASSAKRVLDWPTGPGYCLHYLANHVSPQTLVVALDVNFGMLARRKIYFDEYGLSDNVLLVAADARNMPFVDNTFSSVTVWGGTIEIENAEAGFKETHRVLESGGWVGVSGDQYSENSASIEICKKLGLYSLATRNRLESTMKRIGFNNLEYEILFEGYDMDLDTPDEDRCPLPARGDWYQHIAASVQK
- a CDS encoding C39 family peptidase — translated: MNKFRAIVLLLALVLMLSAVSAYADVILGVPFLYQFWNGGACGSTSCGPASLTMCCRYIFGQCGALGTPSPQDMINIWSYLGGSLDGNDAGGTSLGQLTSAAHSVFSIGNAYQTTSSLASVKSEIAAGKPVLVHVYAGYLSNRGYSYTGGHYIAAVGYNDNYLICNDPGTYLGEHKYYSNADMINAMNAVGCGVIKGFYNPVQPPPATPNPGVGPHIQYVGYVQDIGWQNWTMDGGLAGTANQSKRLEGICMTSPNTSVYYSSYVGNYGWQDWKYDGELSGTTGLGQKIEAIRLTVGEGYSVYYQAYVQDYGWLGVVSNGTVAGTTGQNKRMEAFQAWIIDLSNLPDSAPDPGAGTHIQYVAHVQNYGWQDWVQDGSTAGTVGLSKAIEAVCMSSPNTTVNYSVYVGEGFGWQGWVSDGALSGTTGINKPVQAIVITVGEGYSVSYQAHVQDYGWMSVYSDGGVAGIAGKRLEALRVWITPT
- a CDS encoding DUF4974 domain-containing protein, which produces MMMKCLGVYLAFAMILAVGAGAFAANEIKTEAKDSAAEAAATSDEVKISIDAKDMDAADVFKTLAEKSKQKIVVESSVKNNMTFLLSELPLQTILETICKTEKLDWRKVYIDPKSKLLEQPDRLAATIRLASGLSFPDIVIAGSSSKKCMLHSENDAGVQAALDTVVNKEGLQLVYVITNDAAVAAKKAEDNKAVNKFKDSAKEQMDLFMSMSPEEREQAIIANLDMMNNIGPEYMSAVMQTMLNANPDSIKLMVSRQTDMLFNMPQEQRRAMLKLNMQTMSMITAEQREILQEDAKAVAEEMKEESQD
- a CDS encoding C39 family peptidase produces the protein MNKLKVIVMLLVAIFVMSVVPAYTDVVLEVPFLQQFWNDGTCGHGSCGPASLSMCCRYVHGISNSNGTPTPQDMIDVWSYLGGDTSGNDMNGTSLSQLTSAAHGVFHVDYAYQTTSTLASVKSEIAAGRPVLVHVYAGYLSNRGYSYTGGHYIAAVGYGDNYLICNDPGTYLGEHKYYSDYDMINAMNAVGCGVIKGFYNPPQPPPARPSPGVDTFIQYTSHVQNVGWQSWVEGGALTGTVGQLKRMEAICIYSPRTNIYYSTHVSGVGWQNWVGDGEVAGTTGLAQQIEAIQIAPGDGYKVYYQAQVQDYSWLPVVCDGATAGTTGMGKRLEALKIWLVDLNNLPGDAPNPGTGTHVQYSAHVPYVGWQDWVKDGETAGTTGQSKAIQAICISSPNTDIHYSVHIGDGFDWQPWVSNGTMAGTTGINKQMEAIAITCGAGYSVSYQAHVQDIGWMPVVSNGTVAGTTGQGKRLEALRVWVTPN
- a CDS encoding C39 family peptidase, yielding MNKLRVIVALLVVVFAASVVPAYTDVILDVPFLQQFWNDGTCGHGSCGPASLTMCCRYVYSQSGTNGNPTPQDMINIWSYLGGDTSGNDMNGTSLSQLTSAAHGVFSVNYAYQTTSTLASVKSEIAAGRPVLVHVWAGYLSNRGYSYTGGHYIAAVGYGDNYLICNDPGTYLGEHKYYSDYDMINAMNAVGCGVIKGFYNPPWPPPSRPNPGAGRHIQYVAHVQDYGWQSWVMDGADCGTTYQAKRMEGLCIYSPDTEVSYCAHIGFYGWQDWVYDGDLSGVTGLGQRIEAVRIGVGEGYSVYYQAYVEGIGWQAPVCNEAIAGTTGQDRRLEALKIWLIDLNDLPGNRPDPGAGTHIQYSAHVQDYGWQSWVMDGAECGIPYQAKRMEGLCIYSPNTTVSYRAHVENFGWQNWVSNGALAGTTGLSKRIEAVQITVDAGYSVSYQAHVEGIGWMSVVSNGAVAGTTGQDRRLEALRIWITPI